A region from the Ctenopharyngodon idella isolate HZGC_01 chromosome 13, HZGC01, whole genome shotgun sequence genome encodes:
- the LOC127524497 gene encoding transcription factor TFIIIB component B'' homolog isoform X3, with the protein MMRRSRISIRPNVKPTGRTLTASRDNVQPPQGPADSAPSEGSEVMAEKLKTDPPIAALERTNEEASQSSSPSNQLEAISHGEDAASKNSDAQDSKSTSVTSGPQRRKRFTALPNLAKPRASPASSRTPKSPSKSPVKQITPSDPETSTPTAESSLQIPEPVHNPRVPGRRRPSGGGRQAKVQPIPAAPLQNDRKTDTQVDRELEDTVVPLTAQQGESQHPLRTSKPDAVLVHENPPECPVPSNVEDIVVQQESDSGPPPGQSQTDLLRERIKKLQSPLKILKSLKTLNDPADMVKLAQARKLRELLKKEMNKDKEDKKKPKMGIKERKTPKDHTKMTMRELIYYLPVSNPMKSFTEEEQKASDTELDDSPTPTSSKTPAAPSVQETVLEDVGHEEDEERVEETQPLEEEPLLVPRVKVAEDGSLIIDEESLTVQVSRANGPNPAEDRDPIFERGSTTTYSSFRKGTYTKPWSNGETEMFYLAISMVGTDFSMIGQLFPHRGRLEIKNKFKKEEKNNSWRIDKAFKEKRRLDLDFFKKLMEQVLKDEESKKNKNKELIKLAKAQGRVQRKVRAAKRKEMDTSEDSDSDVVAGEKENEDLSNDGGSDTTSKKRRGRGVNTPQRRINRMNGEAAIDESEDCENATSDGQSQDDSRLKESDSSENINKSPAIKPAQLKGRPQRPIPNLSRRWGNRRPEPGQESKMDRSPKVPSDLLQEKEKRRSKVLLELEDLEEEPDLSTVHEQIFNKPTRSGRIPKLSQHVMQAAAEEEEEEDEEELSEPPVSSKICNQGIKAPARRDKLKPGPTLKQGMQRRGKSRLVTLLASGTEDDEEEDEDVEDCVLSQVDFPSNSEEENQAFVPMSLRPLLPVNSEVVETMEELDISVNVPDILGTSQNVFSPEMSCEQAALPAGPVSYEHQLDLLADVIEFLDPDHMEVCKEINNEAAQTLLTIGNSAQMTHTSEISCTGENDIVGQSSIVHEEVVHEEVITETAIMSCPSVSCETETKDDIELSSCETHIPELSAEETPTSYEEPIKSQTTDAHLGPIQHETQDLACSTSVPPPKRGRFSKPKPNIGQGLRTRQAPQQQICPELVTDSVETSKVPFVREKDKNATQPMEEDSVPVDHRSVSSTYPEVLQPQKSSESPNVVPERVTKEDNGSVSSLKRKNDEIITEEKVKEQEETREPQLTNSVSESQNTSDEPTKPVRRHRGPKPKPNLTQTSRHTRTQTQNKTVINEKPPVAESSTSTFTKSPKEGAVVTTESDVSQSAAQEVASSIESEETSSEPIPEEPVFILSLTEIPPTVDEGAGFRTEPLPLTPVSELHSHGQSANESREVSHLLITDALVPVSEDEERKSGGGDVDKSRKRELKRKTPALTSQESTDGESQAEHHVELLESPVAERNKDEKEHLENKRKLPERTRRAKLQVKPIPISSRNTRGVHAKEDTAELSLKETTSLPISTRETRSKPEQTVPAAISTTDNSTSDTASEREANTDLSVTSSPQQENDPQEGPSQGIMGQVDLPCKETVELASGSDSQGVSQITPIATSGPLTRPGRRPKGFLSFISSKSTQGPPAAHRGAKPGPQKPAVNTVRPERKQIAAGPVNMATNPKVKRLSPTSASTTASVIENSEEEPTSVSKYFFSDIFTEVDELEDMD; encoded by the exons ATGATGCGCAGATCGAGAATTAGCATCCGGCCCAATGTGAAGCCCACAGGCCGAACTCTGACAGCTTCTCGAGATAATGTTCAGCCTCCCCAGGGTCCTGCTGACTCTGCTCCATCTgaggggtcagaggtcatggCTGAGAAGTTGAAGACTGACCCACCTATAGCAGCATTGGAGCGGACTAATGAGGAAGCCTCTCAGAGCAGCAGCCCTAGTAACCAGTTGGAGGCCATTAGCCATGGAGA GGATGCAGCATCTAAAAATTCTGATGCCCAGGATTCAAAAAGCACCTCTGTGACTTCTGGTCCTCAGAGGAGGAAACgcttcacagctctgcccaacTTAGCCAAACCACGAGCTTCCCCAGCCTCCTCTAGGACTCCTAAATCCCCATCCAAGTCCCCTGTAAAACAAATAACACCCAGTGACCCTGAAACATCAACCCCCACTGCAGAGTCTTCCCTTCAGATACCTGAGCCTGTCCACAACCCCAGGGTTCCTGGAAGACGGAGACCTTCTGGAGGGGGCAGACAGGCTAAAGTACAGCCCATCCCTGCAGCCCCACTGCAGAATGACCGAAAGACGGATACTCAAGTGGATCGGGAATTGGAAGACACTGTTGTACCATTGACCGCCCAGCAAGGAGAGTCCCAACATCCCCTTAGAACTTCCAAACCTGATGCTGTTTTGGTTCATGAAAACCCTCCAGAGTGTCCGGTTCCTTCTAATGTGGAAGACATTGTAGTACAACAGGAGAGTGATTCTGGGCCACCTCCAGGGCAAAGCCAAACTGATCTGTTAAGAGAAAGAATTAAAAAACTTCAGTCGCCATTGAAAATTCTCAAATCTTTGAAAACTCTGAACGACCCAGCAGACATGGTGAAGTTAGCTCAGGCACGGAAACTTCGGGAGCTtcttaaaaaagaaatgaacaaaGACAAG GAAGACAAGAAGAAACCCAAGATGGGAATCAAAGAACGCAAGACGCCTAAAGATCACACCAAAATGACCATGAGAGAGCTGATCTATTACCTGCCTGTTTCCAACCCGATGAA GTCTTTCACAGAAGAAGAGCAGAAAGCATCAGATACAGAATTAGATGACTCTCCTACACCAAC TTCTTCTAAGACCCCAGCTGCTCCATCAGTTCAGGAGACAGTACTAGAAGATGTTGGTCATGAGGAAGATGAGGAGCGAGTGGAAGAAACTCAGCCTTTAGAGGAAGAACCTCTGCTAGTGCCCAGGGTGAAGGTGGCGGAGGATGGCTCTCTGATTATAGACGAGGAGAG TTTAACAGTCCAGGTGTCAAGGGCAAACGGGCCCAATCCGGCAGAAGACAGAGATCCTATATTTGAACGTGGCTCCACCACCACTTACTCCAGCTTTAGGAAGGGCACCTACACCAAACCCTGGTCCAATGGAG AgactgaaatgttttacttgGCCATCAGCATGGTGGGGACGGACTTCTCCATGATTGGTCAGCTGTTTCCACACAGAGGTCGATTGGAGATTAAG AACAAGTTCAAGAAAGAGGAGAAAAATAACTCATGGAGAATAGATAAAGCTTTCA AGGAGAAACGACGTCTAGATCTagatttcttcaaaaaattaATGGAGCAGGTCCTAAAAGACGAGGAaagcaagaaaaacaaaaacaaagagctCATCAAGTTGGCTAAAGCACAGGGTAGAGTCCAAAGGAAAGTGAGAG CGGCTAAAAGAAAGGAAATGGACACTTCAGAGGATTCGGACAGTGATGTGGTTGCAGGAGAAAAGGAGAATGAGGACCTCTCAAATGATGGAGGAAGTGATACCACTTCAAAGAAACGCAGGGGAAGAGGGGTGAATACTCCACAGAGGAGAATCAATAGGATGAATGGAGAGG CTGCAATAGATGAATCTGAGGACTGTGAAAATGCCACTTCTGATGGTCAGTCACAAGATGACAG CAGGTTAAAGGAATCtgactcatcagagaacataaacaAGAGTCCAGCTATTAAACCGGCTCAGCTCAAGGGTCGACCTCAGAGACCGATCCCGAATCTCAGCCGCAGATGGGGGAACAGGCGCCCGGAGCCTGGGCAGGAGAGTAAAATGGACAGGTCCCCCAAG GTGCCTTCAGATTTATTACAAGAGAAGGAGAAGAGGAGGTCTAAAGTTCTCCTTGAATTGGAAGATTTGGAGGAAGAACCTGATCTGAGTACTGTACATGAACAGATATTTAATAAACCAACCAG GTCAGGAAGGATCCCTAAGCTCTCTCAGCATGTGATGCAGGCAGCggcagaggaagaggaagaggaagatgaggaagAGCTCTCTGAACCTCCTGTGTCTTCCAAAATTTGTAATCAGGGCATCAAGGCACCCGCCCGGAGGGATAAATTAAAACCAGGCCCCACATTGAAACAGGGCATGCAAAGGAGGGGGAAATCTAGATTGGTGACCTTACTGGCCTCTGGAACTGAagatgatgaggaggaggatgaggacGTAGAAGATTGTGTCCTGAGCCAGGTGGACTTTCCTTCAAACTCTGAAGAGGAAAACCAGGCATTTGTGCCAATGAGTCTACGACCTCTACTGCCTGTTAATTCAGAGGTGGTAGAAACCATGGAAGAG CTGGacatttctgtgaatgtgccTGATATCCTGGGCACATCCCAGAATGTTTTTTCCCCCGAGATGTCATGTGAGCAGGCGGCATTGCCCGCTGGCCCTGTCTCTTATGAACACCAGTTGGACCTGCTTGCT GATGTCATTGAGTTTCTTGACCCAGACCACATGGAAG TATGTAAGGAGATCAACAATGAAGCTGCCCAGACTCTTCTGACCATCGGGAACTCAGCTCAGATGACCCATACATCCGAAATATCCTGTACAG GTGAAAATGATATTGTTGGACAGTCAAGCATTGTACATGAAGAGGTCGTCCATGAGGAAGTTATCACAGAAACAGCCATCATGTCCTGTCCTTCTGTAAGTTGCGAGACGGAGACGAAAGATGATATTGAACTTTCAAGCTGTGAAACGCATATTCCAGAACTTTCTGCTGAAGAAACCCCTACCTCATATGAGGAGCCAATCAAATCACAGACAACTGATGCTCATCTTGGACCCATTCAACATGAGACACAGGATTTGGCTTGTTCCACTAGTGTTCCACCACCTAAAAGAGGCCGTTTCTCTAAGCCCAAACCCAATATTGGTCAAGGTCTGAGAACCAGACAAGCTCCGCAGCAGCAAATCTGTCCAGAACTTGTTACAGATTCTGTGGAGACCTCTAAGGTTCCATTTGTCAGAGAAAAGGATAAAAATGCAACACAACCCATGGAAGAAGATTCAGTTCCTGTGGATCACCGGTCAGTCTCTTCTACTTACCCTGAGGTACTACAGCCGCAAAAATCATCTGAAAGTCCCAATGTTGTTCCTGAAAGGGTGACTAAAGAAGATAATGGATCTGTCTCATCTCTGAAGAGAAAGAATGATGAAATAATCACAGAGGAAAAAGTGAAAGAACAAGAGGAGACAAGAGAACCGCAACTGACTAATAG TGTGAGTGAGTCTCAGAACACATCAGATGAGCCCACTAAACCTGTCAGGAGGCATCGCGGACCCAAACCTAAACCAAACCTGACTCAGACATCCAGACACACTcgcacacagacacaaaacaaaacag TAATAAATGAGAAGCCGCCTGTTGCCGAGTCTTCCACGAGCACTTTCACTAAAAGTCCTAAAGAGGGTGCTGTAGTTACCACAGAATCTGATGTTTCCCAAAGTGCAGCACAAGAGGTTGCATCAAGCATTGAATCAGAAGAGACATCTTCTGAACCCATTCCTGAAGAGCCTGTGTTTATACTGTCTCTCACTGAAATCCCACCCACTGTAGATGAGGGGGCGGGCTTTAGGACAGAGCCTCTCCCACTGACACCGGTGTctgagttgcattctcatggtCAAAG TGCTAATGAGAGCAGGGAGGTATCTCACCTTCTGATCACAGATGCTTTAGTTCCTGTGTCAGAGGATGAGGAAAGGAAAAGTGGAGGGGGGGACGTGGACAAATCAAGGAAAAGAGAACTGAAACGCAAGACACCAGCCTTAACATCTCAGGAG AGTACCGATGGTGAGAGTCAGGCAGAACATCATG TGGAATTATTGGAAAGCCCTGTGGCAGAGAGGAATAAAGATGAGAAGGAACATCTGGAGAACAAGAGAAAATTACCTGAGAGAACAAGAAGAG caaAGCTGCAGGTTAAACCCATCCCCATTTCAAGCAGAAATACTCGAGGTGTTCATGCTAAAGAAGACACAGCAGAGCTCTCTTTAAAAGAGACTACCTCGTTACCCATTTCAACACGAGAGACGAGATCAAAGCCAGAGCAAACTGTGCCTGCTGCCATTTCGACAACCGACAACTCAACATCAGACACCGCCTCAGAAAGAGAAGCAAACACAGACCTTTCTGTGACCAGTTCACCTCAGCAAGAAAATGATCCTCAAGAGGGTCCCTCCCAAGGCATCATGGGACAGGTGGACCTCCCATGCAAAGAGACAGTTGAGTTAGCAAGTGGATCAGACTCGCAAGGTGTCAGTCAAATCACGCCTATTGCCACAAGCGGGCCGCTTACAAG ACCTGGCAGAAGACCAAAGGGGTTCCTGTCCTTTATTTCTTCTAAGAGTACACAAGGACCACCAGCAGCTCATCGAGGGGCCAAACCAGGCCCCCAGAAACCAGCAGTCAACACCGTACGTCCTGAGAGAAAACAGATAGCGGCTGGCCCTGTTAACATGGCAACAAACCCTAAAGTAAAGCGACTGTCACCGACCTCTGCTTCCACCACTGCATCTGTCATTGAG AACTCAGAAGAAGAACCCACCAGTGTCTCCAAGTACTTTTTCAGTGACATCTTTACTGAAGTTGATGAACTAGAAGACATGGATTGA
- the LOC127524497 gene encoding transcription factor TFIIIB component B'' homolog isoform X1: MMRRSRISIRPNVKPTGRTLTASRDNVQPPQGPADSAPSEGSEVMAEKLKTDPPIAALERTNEEASQSSSPSNQLEAISHGEDAASKNSDAQDSKSTSVTSGPQRRKRFTALPNLAKPRASPASSRTPKSPSKSPVKQITPSDPETSTPTAESSLQIPEPVHNPRVPGRRRPSGGGRQAKVQPIPAAPLQNDRKTDTQVDRELEDTVVPLTAQQGESQHPLRTSKPDAVLVHENPPECPVPSNVEDIVVQQESDSGPPPGQSQTDLLRERIKKLQSPLKILKSLKTLNDPADMVKLAQARKLRELLKKEMNKDKEDKKKPKMGIKERKTPKDHTKMTMRELIYYLPVSNPMKSFTEEEQKASDTELDDSPTPTSSKTPAAPSVQETVLEDVGHEEDEERVEETQPLEEEPLLVPRVKVAEDGSLIIDEESLTVQVSRANGPNPAEDRDPIFERGSTTTYSSFRKGTYTKPWSNGETEMFYLAISMVGTDFSMIGQLFPHRGRLEIKNKFKKEEKNNSWRIDKAFKEKRRLDLDFFKKLMEQVLKDEESKKNKNKELIKLAKAQGRVQRKVRAAKRKEMDTSEDSDSDVVAGEKENEDLSNDGGSDTTSKKRRGRGVNTPQRRINRMNGEAAIDESEDCENATSDGQSQDDSRLKESDSSENINKSPAIKPAQLKGRPQRPIPNLSRRWGNRRPEPGQESKMDRSPKVPSDLLQEKEKRRSKVLLELEDLEEEPDLSTVHEQIFNKPTRSGRIPKLSQHVMQAAAEEEEEEDEEELSEPPVSSKICNQGIKAPARRDKLKPGPTLKQGMQRRGKSRLVTLLASGTEDDEEEDEDVEDCVLSQVDFPSNSEEENQAFVPMSLRPLLPVNSEVVETMEELDISVNVPDILGTSQNVFSPEMSCEQAALPAGPVSYEHQLDLLADVIEFLDPDHMEVCKEINNEAAQTLLTIGNSAQMTHTSEISCTGENDIVGQSSIVHEEVVHEEVITETAIMSCPSVSCETETKDDIELSSCETHIPELSAEETPTSYEEPIKSQTTDAHLGPIQHETQDLACSTSVPPPKRGRFSKPKPNIGQGLRTRQAPQQQICPELVTDSVETSKVPFVREKDKNATQPMEEDSVPVDHRSVSSTYPEVLQPQKSSESPNVVPERVTKEDNGSVSSLKRKNDEIITEEKVKEQEETREPQLTNSVSESQNTSDEPTKPVRRHRGPKPKPNLTQTSRHTRTQTQNKTVINEKPPVAESSTSTFTKSPKEGAVVTTESDVSQSAAQEVASSIESEETSSEPIPEEPVFILSLTEIPPTVDEGAGFRTEPLPLTPVSELHSHGQSANESREVSHLLITDALVPVSEDEERKSGGGDVDKSRKRELKRKTPALTSQESTDGESQAEHHVELLESPVAERNKDEKEHLENKRKLPERTRRAKLQVKPIPISSRNTRGVHAKEDTAELSLKETTSLPISTRETRSKPEQTVPAAISTTDNSTSDTASEREANTDLSVTSSPQQENDPQEGPSQGIMGQVDLPCKETVELASGSDSQGVSQITPIATSGPLTRPGRRPKGFLSFISSKSTQGPPAAHRGAKPGPQKPAVNTVRPERKQIAAGPVNMATNPKVKRLSPTSASTTASVIEQNSEEEPTSVSKYFFSDIFTEVDELEDMD; the protein is encoded by the exons ATGATGCGCAGATCGAGAATTAGCATCCGGCCCAATGTGAAGCCCACAGGCCGAACTCTGACAGCTTCTCGAGATAATGTTCAGCCTCCCCAGGGTCCTGCTGACTCTGCTCCATCTgaggggtcagaggtcatggCTGAGAAGTTGAAGACTGACCCACCTATAGCAGCATTGGAGCGGACTAATGAGGAAGCCTCTCAGAGCAGCAGCCCTAGTAACCAGTTGGAGGCCATTAGCCATGGAGA GGATGCAGCATCTAAAAATTCTGATGCCCAGGATTCAAAAAGCACCTCTGTGACTTCTGGTCCTCAGAGGAGGAAACgcttcacagctctgcccaacTTAGCCAAACCACGAGCTTCCCCAGCCTCCTCTAGGACTCCTAAATCCCCATCCAAGTCCCCTGTAAAACAAATAACACCCAGTGACCCTGAAACATCAACCCCCACTGCAGAGTCTTCCCTTCAGATACCTGAGCCTGTCCACAACCCCAGGGTTCCTGGAAGACGGAGACCTTCTGGAGGGGGCAGACAGGCTAAAGTACAGCCCATCCCTGCAGCCCCACTGCAGAATGACCGAAAGACGGATACTCAAGTGGATCGGGAATTGGAAGACACTGTTGTACCATTGACCGCCCAGCAAGGAGAGTCCCAACATCCCCTTAGAACTTCCAAACCTGATGCTGTTTTGGTTCATGAAAACCCTCCAGAGTGTCCGGTTCCTTCTAATGTGGAAGACATTGTAGTACAACAGGAGAGTGATTCTGGGCCACCTCCAGGGCAAAGCCAAACTGATCTGTTAAGAGAAAGAATTAAAAAACTTCAGTCGCCATTGAAAATTCTCAAATCTTTGAAAACTCTGAACGACCCAGCAGACATGGTGAAGTTAGCTCAGGCACGGAAACTTCGGGAGCTtcttaaaaaagaaatgaacaaaGACAAG GAAGACAAGAAGAAACCCAAGATGGGAATCAAAGAACGCAAGACGCCTAAAGATCACACCAAAATGACCATGAGAGAGCTGATCTATTACCTGCCTGTTTCCAACCCGATGAA GTCTTTCACAGAAGAAGAGCAGAAAGCATCAGATACAGAATTAGATGACTCTCCTACACCAAC TTCTTCTAAGACCCCAGCTGCTCCATCAGTTCAGGAGACAGTACTAGAAGATGTTGGTCATGAGGAAGATGAGGAGCGAGTGGAAGAAACTCAGCCTTTAGAGGAAGAACCTCTGCTAGTGCCCAGGGTGAAGGTGGCGGAGGATGGCTCTCTGATTATAGACGAGGAGAG TTTAACAGTCCAGGTGTCAAGGGCAAACGGGCCCAATCCGGCAGAAGACAGAGATCCTATATTTGAACGTGGCTCCACCACCACTTACTCCAGCTTTAGGAAGGGCACCTACACCAAACCCTGGTCCAATGGAG AgactgaaatgttttacttgGCCATCAGCATGGTGGGGACGGACTTCTCCATGATTGGTCAGCTGTTTCCACACAGAGGTCGATTGGAGATTAAG AACAAGTTCAAGAAAGAGGAGAAAAATAACTCATGGAGAATAGATAAAGCTTTCA AGGAGAAACGACGTCTAGATCTagatttcttcaaaaaattaATGGAGCAGGTCCTAAAAGACGAGGAaagcaagaaaaacaaaaacaaagagctCATCAAGTTGGCTAAAGCACAGGGTAGAGTCCAAAGGAAAGTGAGAG CGGCTAAAAGAAAGGAAATGGACACTTCAGAGGATTCGGACAGTGATGTGGTTGCAGGAGAAAAGGAGAATGAGGACCTCTCAAATGATGGAGGAAGTGATACCACTTCAAAGAAACGCAGGGGAAGAGGGGTGAATACTCCACAGAGGAGAATCAATAGGATGAATGGAGAGG CTGCAATAGATGAATCTGAGGACTGTGAAAATGCCACTTCTGATGGTCAGTCACAAGATGACAG CAGGTTAAAGGAATCtgactcatcagagaacataaacaAGAGTCCAGCTATTAAACCGGCTCAGCTCAAGGGTCGACCTCAGAGACCGATCCCGAATCTCAGCCGCAGATGGGGGAACAGGCGCCCGGAGCCTGGGCAGGAGAGTAAAATGGACAGGTCCCCCAAG GTGCCTTCAGATTTATTACAAGAGAAGGAGAAGAGGAGGTCTAAAGTTCTCCTTGAATTGGAAGATTTGGAGGAAGAACCTGATCTGAGTACTGTACATGAACAGATATTTAATAAACCAACCAG GTCAGGAAGGATCCCTAAGCTCTCTCAGCATGTGATGCAGGCAGCggcagaggaagaggaagaggaagatgaggaagAGCTCTCTGAACCTCCTGTGTCTTCCAAAATTTGTAATCAGGGCATCAAGGCACCCGCCCGGAGGGATAAATTAAAACCAGGCCCCACATTGAAACAGGGCATGCAAAGGAGGGGGAAATCTAGATTGGTGACCTTACTGGCCTCTGGAACTGAagatgatgaggaggaggatgaggacGTAGAAGATTGTGTCCTGAGCCAGGTGGACTTTCCTTCAAACTCTGAAGAGGAAAACCAGGCATTTGTGCCAATGAGTCTACGACCTCTACTGCCTGTTAATTCAGAGGTGGTAGAAACCATGGAAGAG CTGGacatttctgtgaatgtgccTGATATCCTGGGCACATCCCAGAATGTTTTTTCCCCCGAGATGTCATGTGAGCAGGCGGCATTGCCCGCTGGCCCTGTCTCTTATGAACACCAGTTGGACCTGCTTGCT GATGTCATTGAGTTTCTTGACCCAGACCACATGGAAG TATGTAAGGAGATCAACAATGAAGCTGCCCAGACTCTTCTGACCATCGGGAACTCAGCTCAGATGACCCATACATCCGAAATATCCTGTACAG GTGAAAATGATATTGTTGGACAGTCAAGCATTGTACATGAAGAGGTCGTCCATGAGGAAGTTATCACAGAAACAGCCATCATGTCCTGTCCTTCTGTAAGTTGCGAGACGGAGACGAAAGATGATATTGAACTTTCAAGCTGTGAAACGCATATTCCAGAACTTTCTGCTGAAGAAACCCCTACCTCATATGAGGAGCCAATCAAATCACAGACAACTGATGCTCATCTTGGACCCATTCAACATGAGACACAGGATTTGGCTTGTTCCACTAGTGTTCCACCACCTAAAAGAGGCCGTTTCTCTAAGCCCAAACCCAATATTGGTCAAGGTCTGAGAACCAGACAAGCTCCGCAGCAGCAAATCTGTCCAGAACTTGTTACAGATTCTGTGGAGACCTCTAAGGTTCCATTTGTCAGAGAAAAGGATAAAAATGCAACACAACCCATGGAAGAAGATTCAGTTCCTGTGGATCACCGGTCAGTCTCTTCTACTTACCCTGAGGTACTACAGCCGCAAAAATCATCTGAAAGTCCCAATGTTGTTCCTGAAAGGGTGACTAAAGAAGATAATGGATCTGTCTCATCTCTGAAGAGAAAGAATGATGAAATAATCACAGAGGAAAAAGTGAAAGAACAAGAGGAGACAAGAGAACCGCAACTGACTAATAG TGTGAGTGAGTCTCAGAACACATCAGATGAGCCCACTAAACCTGTCAGGAGGCATCGCGGACCCAAACCTAAACCAAACCTGACTCAGACATCCAGACACACTcgcacacagacacaaaacaaaacag TAATAAATGAGAAGCCGCCTGTTGCCGAGTCTTCCACGAGCACTTTCACTAAAAGTCCTAAAGAGGGTGCTGTAGTTACCACAGAATCTGATGTTTCCCAAAGTGCAGCACAAGAGGTTGCATCAAGCATTGAATCAGAAGAGACATCTTCTGAACCCATTCCTGAAGAGCCTGTGTTTATACTGTCTCTCACTGAAATCCCACCCACTGTAGATGAGGGGGCGGGCTTTAGGACAGAGCCTCTCCCACTGACACCGGTGTctgagttgcattctcatggtCAAAG TGCTAATGAGAGCAGGGAGGTATCTCACCTTCTGATCACAGATGCTTTAGTTCCTGTGTCAGAGGATGAGGAAAGGAAAAGTGGAGGGGGGGACGTGGACAAATCAAGGAAAAGAGAACTGAAACGCAAGACACCAGCCTTAACATCTCAGGAG AGTACCGATGGTGAGAGTCAGGCAGAACATCATG TGGAATTATTGGAAAGCCCTGTGGCAGAGAGGAATAAAGATGAGAAGGAACATCTGGAGAACAAGAGAAAATTACCTGAGAGAACAAGAAGAG caaAGCTGCAGGTTAAACCCATCCCCATTTCAAGCAGAAATACTCGAGGTGTTCATGCTAAAGAAGACACAGCAGAGCTCTCTTTAAAAGAGACTACCTCGTTACCCATTTCAACACGAGAGACGAGATCAAAGCCAGAGCAAACTGTGCCTGCTGCCATTTCGACAACCGACAACTCAACATCAGACACCGCCTCAGAAAGAGAAGCAAACACAGACCTTTCTGTGACCAGTTCACCTCAGCAAGAAAATGATCCTCAAGAGGGTCCCTCCCAAGGCATCATGGGACAGGTGGACCTCCCATGCAAAGAGACAGTTGAGTTAGCAAGTGGATCAGACTCGCAAGGTGTCAGTCAAATCACGCCTATTGCCACAAGCGGGCCGCTTACAAG ACCTGGCAGAAGACCAAAGGGGTTCCTGTCCTTTATTTCTTCTAAGAGTACACAAGGACCACCAGCAGCTCATCGAGGGGCCAAACCAGGCCCCCAGAAACCAGCAGTCAACACCGTACGTCCTGAGAGAAAACAGATAGCGGCTGGCCCTGTTAACATGGCAACAAACCCTAAAGTAAAGCGACTGTCACCGACCTCTGCTTCCACCACTGCATCTGTCATTGAG CAGAACTCAGAAGAAGAACCCACCAGTGTCTCCAAGTACTTTTTCAGTGACATCTTTACTGAAGTTGATGAACTAGAAGACATGGATTGA